The Streptomyces sp. NBC_00510 genomic interval GGGGGCGGCCCGCAGGCGGGTCGCGGACCTGACGGATCAGAGCCAAGGAGCCAACAGAAGATGGCCGACTCCAGTTTCGACATCGTCTCGAAGGTCGAGCGGCAGGAGGTCGACAACGCCCTCAACCAGGCCGCCAAGGAGATCTCGCAGCGCTACGACTTCAAGAACGTCGGCGCGTCGATCTCGTGGTCCGGGGACAAGATCCTGATGCAGGCCAACTCCGAGGAGCGGGTCAAGGCCATCCTGGACGTCTTCGAGACCAAGCTGGTCAAGCGGGGGATCTCGCTGAAGTCGCTGGACGCGGGCGAGCCCCAGCTGTCCGGCAAGGAGTACAAGATCTTCGCGACCATCGAGGAAGGCATCTCGCAGGAGAACGCCAAGAAGGTCGCCAAGATCATCCGCGATGAGGGGCCCAAGGGCATCAAGGCTCAGGTCCAGGGCGAGGAGCTGCGCGTCACCTCCAAGAGCCGGGACGACCTGCAGGCCGTCATCGCGCTGCTGAAGGGCAAGGACCTCGACTTCGCGCTGCAGTTCGTGAACTACCGCTGAGCGAGGTCTTGCCGAGGTCCCGGCCGGGAGCAGGCGGCCGGGGCCTTTGCCACGCGCACGACGGGGCGCATTCGGAGGGTGCCGCCCGGGAAGCCGCCGCAGGTGCGTAGTGTCTTCCTGTTAGGTCTCCCCGGGACCTACCCCGCCCGTCGACGGCGGACCCGGGGCAGCGTCTCGAGGATGGAGCCGGGCATGCAAAGCCGCACCGCTTTGGTCGAGGACCTGATGAGCCGCTTCCCGCACGTCCCCCGCGAGGCGGTCATCAAGGAGGACCTGCTGCGCGGCGGGATCGCGTTCGACGAGTCCGCGCTCAGCGGCAACGAGGACGGCGACGTCAAGCCGAAGTCGTACTTCATCTTCTCCTTCGACCACCGCACCCTCCCCGAGCTGGGGGCCGCCGCGCTGAAGCGGCCGCCGGAGGAGATCGTGCTCACCGGCGGGCCGTACGACCTGCGCCGCACGGTGGTGTCGGTGCGGGTGAACCCGGCCTCGCCGTACCGCGTGCGGGCGGGCGGGCGCGGTGTGCTCGGCCTCTACCTCGACGGGGTGCGCATCGCGGACGTCGGCCTGCCGCCGATGCCGGCGTACTACCGGCACACCCTGGAGAACGGCAAGTCGGTGATGGAGGTCGCGCCGACGATCCAGTGGGGCTACCTGATCTACCTGACGGTCTTCCGCGTGTGCCAGTACTTCGGCGCCAAGGAGGAGTGCCAGTACTGCGACATCAACCACAACTGGCGCCAGCACAAGGCGGCCGGGCGCCCCTACACGGGTGTGAAGCCGGTCGAGGAGGTGCTGGAGGCGCTGGAGATCATCGACAAGTACGACGAGACGAAGTCCTCCACCGCGTACACCCTCACCGGCGGGGCGATCACCTCCAAGGTCGCCGGGCGGGACGAGGCGGACTTCTACGGCCACTACGCGAAGGCCATCGAGGAGCGCTTCCCCGGCCGCTGGATCGGCAAGGTCGTCGCGCAGGCGCTGCCCAAGGAGGACGTGCAGCGCTTCAAGGACTACGGCGTGCAGATCTACCACCCCAACTACGAGGTGTGGGACCGCCGTCTGTTCGAGCTGTACTGCCCCGGCAAGGAGCGTTACGTCGGCCGGGACGAGTGGCACCGCCGCATCCTGGACTCGGCGGAGATCTTCGGCCCGCGCAACGTGATCCCCAACTTCGTGGCGGGCGTGGAGATGGCCGAGCCGTTCGGCTTCGGCAGCGTCGGGGAGGCGATCGACTCCACGGCGGAGGGCCTGCGCTTCTTCATGTCGCGGGGCATCACGCCGCGCTTCACCACCTGGTGCCCGGAGCCGACGACCCCGCTGGGCAAGGCGAACCCGGAGGGCGCGCCGCTGGAGTACCACATCCGCCTGCTGGACGTGTACCGCGCGACGCTGGAGGAGTACGGGCTGAGTTCGCCGCCCGGGTACGGCCCGGCCGGCCCCGGCAACGCGGTGTTCTCGGTGAGCTCGTTCATGGACAGCCTGCCGGCGTCGGCGCCCGTCGGAGTGAGCTGAGTGCCGACCCTGCTGATCGTGCATCACACGCCGTCGCCGAACCTGCAGGCGATGTTCGAGGCGGTGGTCGCCGGCGCGACCACCGACGAGATCGAGGGCGTGGACGTCGTGCGGCGGGCCGCCCTCGCGGCGACCGCCTCCGACGTGCTCGCGGCGGACGGCTACCTGCTGGGCACGACGGCGAACCTCGGCTACATGTCGGGGGCGCTCAAGCACTTCTTCGACCAGGTCTACTACCCGTGCCTGGACGGCACGCGCGGCCGCCCGTTCGGCTACTACGTGCACGGCGGCAACGACGTGACGGGGACGGTGCGGGGGATCCGGTCGATCACCACGGGCCTGGGCTGGGAGCAGGCGGCGGCCGAGGTGACGGTCACCGGAGAGCCGTCCAAGGCCGATCTGCAGGCCTGCTGGGAGCTGGGCGCGACCCTGGCCGCCGGGTTGGCGGACTGACCGCGCGGGCCCGGCGCCGACGTGCCGGGCCCATGCCCTCGTCCTACCGTGGAGGTGGAGAGAGGGGGCAGCGCCGATGGCACCCCGGGTCCTGGACGACGCGACCCTGGACGCCCTGCGCTCCGGCTTCGCGGGCGAGGTCGTCGCACCGGGCGACCCGTCGTACGACGAGAGCCGCACGCTCTTCAACGCCATGATCGACCGCAGGCCGTCCGTGATCGCCCTGTGCGAGTCGGTGGAGGACGTCGCCGCGGCGATCCGCTTCGGACGTGAGCGCGGGCTGGAGGTCGCCGTCCGCGGCGGCGGGCACAGTGTCGCCGGGAATGCCCTGACGGACGGCGGCATCGTCGTCGACCTGCGGCGCATGCACGCGGTCGTCGTCGACCCGCAGGCGCGCACGGCGCGGGTCGGCGGGGGCGCCACGATGAGCCACCTGGACCGGGCGACGCAGCCGTACGACCTGGTCACCACCGGGGGCCGGGTGTCCACCACGGGCGTGGGCGGCTTCACCCTCGGGGGCGGATCGGGGTGGCTGGAGCGCGCGTTCGGGCTGGCCTGCGACAACCTGGTGGAAGTCGAGCTGATGACGGCGGACGGCACCATGGTGCGGGCCGCCGAGGACGAGAACCCGGAGTTGTTCTGGGCTCTGCACGGGGGCGGCGGCAACTTCGGCGTCGCCACCTCGCTCACGCTGCGGCTGCACCCGCTGCCCGCGGTCACCATGGCCCTGCTGCTGTGGCCGCCGGACGCCGGCCCCGAGGTGCTGCGCGCCTACCGCACCCTGCTGGCGTCGGCGCCGGACGAGATGGGCGGGGGCCTGCTCTTCCTGACCGGCCCCCCGGAGGAGTTCGTGCCGGAGCACCTGGTGGGCGCGCTCACCTGCGCCGTCCTGGTGACGTACGCGGGCACCGGGGACGCGGCGCGCGAGGTGCTGGACCCGCTGCTCGCGCTCGGCCCCCAGGGCCGCCTGGTGATGGAGCTGCCGTACGCGGACCTGCAGTCCATGTTCGACGACCCGCCGGGCTACCGGAACCACTGGTCGGCGGAGTACCTGGACGACTTCCCCGACGAGGCCGTGGACCGCTTCTGCGCCCGGGCCCGGGACATGGTGGTCCCCTCCCCCTCCCAGCACGTGCTGTTCCCCGTGGGCGGCGCCGTGGCGCGCCCTTCCGCCGACTACCCGCTGCCCTGGCGACGGGCGCCGTGGGTCGTGCACCCGTTCGGCCTGTGGGCGGACCCGGCGGACGACGAGCGGGCCCGGCGGTGGGCGCACGGCATCCGCGCCGACGTACGGCAGTGGTCCTCCGGGGCGGTCTACCTCAACTTCATCGGCGACGAGGGCGAGGGCCGCGTGATCGCCGGGTTCGGCGCGCACAACCTGGGGCGGCTGGCCCGGGTGAAGACGGAGTACGACCCGCAGAACGTCTTCCGGCTCAACCACAACATCGAGCCGGACTGACCCCGGCCGGGGCCCCGGCCGGGGGGCAGCGGCTCAGCGGGTGGCGTACGGGGCGTCGACGGGGACGATCTCGCGGCCGAGC includes:
- a CDS encoding YajQ family cyclic di-GMP-binding protein, which translates into the protein MADSSFDIVSKVERQEVDNALNQAAKEISQRYDFKNVGASISWSGDKILMQANSEERVKAILDVFETKLVKRGISLKSLDAGEPQLSGKEYKIFATIEEGISQENAKKVAKIIRDEGPKGIKAQVQGEELRVTSKSRDDLQAVIALLKGKDLDFALQFVNYR
- a CDS encoding radical SAM protein; this translates as MQSRTALVEDLMSRFPHVPREAVIKEDLLRGGIAFDESALSGNEDGDVKPKSYFIFSFDHRTLPELGAAALKRPPEEIVLTGGPYDLRRTVVSVRVNPASPYRVRAGGRGVLGLYLDGVRIADVGLPPMPAYYRHTLENGKSVMEVAPTIQWGYLIYLTVFRVCQYFGAKEECQYCDINHNWRQHKAAGRPYTGVKPVEEVLEALEIIDKYDETKSSTAYTLTGGAITSKVAGRDEADFYGHYAKAIEERFPGRWIGKVVAQALPKEDVQRFKDYGVQIYHPNYEVWDRRLFELYCPGKERYVGRDEWHRRILDSAEIFGPRNVIPNFVAGVEMAEPFGFGSVGEAIDSTAEGLRFFMSRGITPRFTTWCPEPTTPLGKANPEGAPLEYHIRLLDVYRATLEEYGLSSPPGYGPAGPGNAVFSVSSFMDSLPASAPVGVS
- a CDS encoding flavodoxin family protein, whose protein sequence is MPTLLIVHHTPSPNLQAMFEAVVAGATTDEIEGVDVVRRAALAATASDVLAADGYLLGTTANLGYMSGALKHFFDQVYYPCLDGTRGRPFGYYVHGGNDVTGTVRGIRSITTGLGWEQAAAEVTVTGEPSKADLQACWELGATLAAGLAD
- a CDS encoding FAD-binding oxidoreductase, translating into MAPRVLDDATLDALRSGFAGEVVAPGDPSYDESRTLFNAMIDRRPSVIALCESVEDVAAAIRFGRERGLEVAVRGGGHSVAGNALTDGGIVVDLRRMHAVVVDPQARTARVGGGATMSHLDRATQPYDLVTTGGRVSTTGVGGFTLGGGSGWLERAFGLACDNLVEVELMTADGTMVRAAEDENPELFWALHGGGGNFGVATSLTLRLHPLPAVTMALLLWPPDAGPEVLRAYRTLLASAPDEMGGGLLFLTGPPEEFVPEHLVGALTCAVLVTYAGTGDAAREVLDPLLALGPQGRLVMELPYADLQSMFDDPPGYRNHWSAEYLDDFPDEAVDRFCARARDMVVPSPSQHVLFPVGGAVARPSADYPLPWRRAPWVVHPFGLWADPADDERARRWAHGIRADVRQWSSGAVYLNFIGDEGEGRVIAGFGAHNLGRLARVKTEYDPQNVFRLNHNIEPD